In bacterium, the sequence AAGAGCAGCGCGCCCTCGCCTCCAACTACCTGTAGGCGCTCGCTTCCCGTCTCATCGCTCTCCCCGTCGACAACGGCGGGGAGATTTTTCTTGGGAATTGCCAGCGGAATCGATCGGGTGTAAGAAGGGGGGAGGAGCCGGGATGGGCCGGTTCCCCGTTGACGATGGAGTCACGCCATGCCGGTACTGCGCACGCGTTTTCGCCTGACGCCTGCGCGGCTCAGAGGGCCCCAGGCCCTCGAGCTGCTGCTCGGGGCGCTCAGCGACCTGCTCCCCTATGCCAGGGTCACGGCCCTGGAGCTGGACCATCGCTGCTTCCAGATCGCCACCGAGCGCTTCCCGGATGCCATCTGGCACCGGCTATTGGCCAACCGGGCCTGGCACCCCAAGCTCGTCGATCACCTGCTCGAGAGCCTGGCCGAGCCGGATCCCGCGCGCCGCGCCCGCGAGCGAGCCCGCTTTTTGCGCCGCTCCCGGAAGCCCCACGCGCGTCTTGCCCTCTGGGGCGTGTTGCCCTACGACACCGAGAGCACGCCGGGCCTCTTGACCTCGGTGGTCTTCCCCCGCATGCGCGATCGCGCCTGCAAGCTGCACATCGAGGCCTTCGCCGACCTGGTGCGCGCCGGAGAGGCGCCGCCCCCCTTGCAGGTCATCATGCTCCAGCGCCAGCTCTACGAGGCGCCGGGGGTGCTGTTGAGCCGTTGAGCTAGAGCCAGCTCTTGATCCCTTCGAGCAGCGGGAGGGTCCAGCCCTGGGCGGGCGGCGGCTCGAACTCGGCCGTGTGGGCGATGTGGTGCGCGCTCTCCCAGAGAGGCGCGTAGACCAGCTTGTCGATCGCCTGCACCGTGCGCCGGCGCATGAAGAAGACGTTCAGCTCGTGGTTCTCGATCAGGCTGCGCGTGTCCCCGTTCGCCGATCCCAGGCTCGCCCACTTCCGATCCGCCGCCAGGTACTTGAGGTGCAGGAACTTCTCCTTCACCAGGGCGATCTGGGCGCCTGAGGCCGCCAGGCGCCTTGCGCTCGATTGGTTGAGCAGGTGGAGGGCGTCGAAGCGCCCCCAGTCCGGGAGCAGGACGCGCACGCGGACCCCCCGCTGGGCGGCCTCGGCGAAGGCCGAGACCAGCTCTTCGTCCCAGAAGTACGGGAAGGCCGCATCTAGGCTCTCGCTGGCGCCGTGGGCCGCCGTGAGGTAGGCGTTGCGGATCTCGTGGGCCTGGGAGGTGCCGGGCGCGGCCAGGGCGATCTGCAGCGGCTCAGAGCCCGGAGCGGGTGCGGCGTCCTGCTCGAGCACCTGGGCGGCCAGGTCCTCGCCCCAGGCCTCTTGGAAGACCTGTGAAATCTGGCGGGCGGCATCCCCATCGATCTCGAGCATGGCGTCGTAGTAGTGGTAACGGTACTCGTCGCCCACGTTGACCCCACCGGTCAGCGCCCGGCGCTGGTCCGCCACGAACAGCTTGCGGTGCGTCACGTTGAAACCGGTCGGGCTCCAGTACCAGGGGTTGTGGGTCTGGACCCGGACCCCGCCCTGCCGCAGGTAGTCGAACATGCGGTAGTCGGTGCGGGCCCCCTCCACGCCCAGCGAGTCCAGTCGGATCCGGACGTCGAGGCCTTCCTTGGCACGGGCGATGAGGGCGTCGGCGACCTCCTTGCCGGTGGCATCGTCGTGGAAGATGAACATCTCGACGTGGAGCGAGCGCTTGGCCGATCGGATGAAGGCGAGCATCGCCTGGTGGGTGGTCTCGCCGCCGAGGTGGATCTGCACCCGGTTGTTGCGGGAGGTGGGCAGCAAGCACTCGCCTGCGACCAAGCGCCGGATGTCGGCCCCCGCCGCGCGGGGCGGCTCGAAGCGCGGCACCGGGAGCTTGAAGCAGCCGCTCAGGCACGACGCGACGACGAGCGTCAGTGCGAGGGACCGAAAGGACGCGCGCGGGAGAAGGGCT encodes:
- a CDS encoding phosphatidylserine/phosphatidylglycerophosphate/cardiolipin synthase family protein produces the protein MMQFDRFSFAKALLPRASFRSLALTLVVASCLSGCFKLPVPRFEPPRAAGADIRRLVAGECLLPTSRNNRVQIHLGGETTHQAMLAFIRSAKRSLHVEMFIFHDDATGKEVADALIARAKEGLDVRIRLDSLGVEGARTDYRMFDYLRQGGVRVQTHNPWYWSPTGFNVTHRKLFVADQRRALTGGVNVGDEYRYHYYDAMLEIDGDAARQISQVFQEAWGEDLAAQVLEQDAAPAPGSEPLQIALAAPGTSQAHEIRNAYLTAAHGASESLDAAFPYFWDEELVSAFAEAAQRGVRVRVLLPDWGRFDALHLLNQSSARRLAASGAQIALVKEKFLHLKYLAADRKWASLGSANGDTRSLIENHELNVFFMRRRTVQAIDKLVYAPLWESAHHIAHTAEFEPPPAQGWTLPLLEGIKSWL